Proteins encoded within one genomic window of Eurosta solidaginis isolate ZX-2024a chromosome 1, ASM4086904v1, whole genome shotgun sequence:
- the LOC137245804 gene encoding uncharacterized protein isoform X1, producing the protein MKRYDLRSDKNEIPLVDTENNSTDSDTSAEMASASEGETDKTITQTDKSIYEFKAQIRELQLLLAAAEKEKLDLRETIALQAKFCTEIANNTGFVKTPLASIISADDVSVNVTSADVISANAFSAHVTSAEIPSANVNVVNGSFANAAAVSSANVNVASGSSNAAATKVIFADSTSARVGFTNNSPCNMLPNTDITLGHGNLPSIYTTAAYASVQPAYLTYADVMNTRISHSVNSNVSQACSNIYTSTALNVSSINGLYSPFAISQAPPAQSSVQPNQLPPSISIQQPYVRKLHDLPEFNGSPEEWPMFFAAFKETTSMYMYTDLENLFRLQKALKGPARQRVECLLIHPSSVGAVISTLEFHFGRPQLLIRSQIAKARAFPTIAEGNMSEIVTFSTMVSNLTAFLENAGAASHLSNPTLLDELLSKLPMNKREEWARYTFSTKLCFPSVRHFSNWLQEVAIFISIATDVVPVETSKTNEQLISKATKTLKPVLVMTESKCLYCKGNHNLSQCEKFKNMDCSDRWSFVKANHLCFSCLRPGHSTINCNTRRECGLEFCRRYHNRLLHERSSKNFNGNLKSTSTADNADVEKQAADTANVVTIFAKEFSKQTLFKFLPVEIKGPKGSCKVIAFVDDGSKISLIEEQVAKTIGLNGPVDKLSLKWIGGKTTSELSQRLDVEISGLNQNTTFQMRNVRTTRKLELPAQTLNVDSFKLKYDKIRNLPVDDYVNAVPQILIGMPHTNLVRPIEVINIDDCFSVHRSKLGYMLFGSNEDSVEGVVCRIDCELDAINDIQQQMKEYFTLENFGMKPLQPVMSEADKRAEAILLETTKQIGCRYETGLLWLNNEVEFCESYSMALRRLESLETKFEKKTVNLGLGTLIRSMSI; encoded by the coding sequence ATGAAACGATACGATCTTAGAAGCGACAAAAACGAAATACCATTGGTCGATACGGAAAACAATTCAACGGACTCGGACACCAGCGCTGAGATGGCTTCAGCCAGCGAGGGAGAAACTGATAAAACAATCACACAAACAGATAAGTCAATTTATGAATTTAAAGCACAAATAAGAGAATTGCAGCTCCTATTGGCGGCCGCAGAAAAGGAAAAGTTAGATTTAAGAGAAACAATCGCATTACAAGCGAAATTTTGTACAGAAATTGCAAATAACACAGGTTTCGTCAAAACCCCTTTAGCCAGCATCATCTCTGCCGATGATGTCTCTGTTAACGTCACCTCTGCCGACGTAATCTCTGCCAATGCCTTTTCAGCCCATGTCACATCTGCCGAAATACCCTCTGCAAACGTTAACGTAGTTAATGGTAGCTTTGCCAATGCTGCCGCCGTATCCTCTGCAAACGTCAACGTAGCCAGTGGTAGTTCCAACGCTGCCGCCACTAAAGTAATTTTTGCCGACAGCACTAGCGCAAGAGTTGGCTTTACAAACAATAGCCCCTGCAACATGCTCCCTAATACTGATATCACTCTAGGCCATGGTAACTTGCCTAGTATCTATACTACTGCCGCATATGCTAGTGTACAGCCAGCCTACCTAACCTATGCCGACGTCATGAACACCAGAATCAGTCATTCTGTAAACTCTAATGTAAGCCAAGCGTGTAGTAATATTTATACTAGCACAGCCTTAAATGTGTCAAGTATTAATGGATTGTATTCCCCATTTGCCATAAGTCAAGCGCCACCAGCACAGTCAAGTGTGCAGCCAAACCAATTGCCACCGTCAATTTCTATACAACAGCCGTATGTACGCAAATTACACGACCTGCCTGAATTCAACGGATCGCCGGAAGAATGGCCAATGTTTTTTGCAGCATTCAAGGAAACTACCTCAATGTATATGTACAcagatttggaaaatttattccgTTTGCAAAAGGCTTTAAAAGGGCCAGCCAGACAGCGAGTAGAATGCCTACTAATTCACCCATCTAGTGTAGGTGCTGTAATATCTACGCTTGAATTCCATTTTGGACGTCCACAGCTACTAATACGTAGCCAAATAGCTAAAGCGCGAGCGTTTCCAACCATAGCCGAAGGAAATATGTCCGAAATTGTAACCTTCAGTACAATGGTGAGCAACCTAACTGCTTTCTTGGAAAATGCAGGAGCAGCATCTCATCTTTCGAATCCGACGTTGTTAGACGAATTACTAAGTAAATTGCCGATGAATAAACGTGAAGAATGGGCCAGGTATACTTTCTCCACGAAATTGTGTTTCCCAAGTGTTCGCCATTTTAGTAATTGGTTACAAGAAGTCGctatatttatttcaattgcTACAGACGTTGTGCCGGTAGAGACTTCCAAAACAAATGAACAGTTGATTTCGAAGGCAACCAAGACATTGAAACCAGTGCTAGTGATGACAGAAAGTAAATGTTTATATTGCAAAGGTAACCACAATTTAAGCCAGTGTGAAAAGTTCAAAAATATGGACTGCAGCGATAGATGGTCATTTGTGAAAGCAAATCACTTATGTTTCAGTTGTCTACGACCTGGTCACAGCACTATCAATTGTAATACACGTCGCGAGTGCGGACTTGAATTTTGCCGTAGATATCATAACCGGCTATTGCACGAACGAAGTAGCAAAAATTTCAATGGCAATTTAAAGTCGACGTCGACTGCGGACAATGCAGATGTGGAAAAGCAGGCAGCTGACACAGCAAATGTCGTCACTATATTCGCGAAGGAATTTAGTAAGCAAACGCTATTTAAATTTCTGCCTGTAGAAATAAAAGGACCAAAGGGTAGTTGTAAGGTTATTGCATTTGTCGATGATGGTTCTAAAATATCCTTGATCGAAGAGCAGGTAGCTAAAACTATTGGCTTGAATGGTCCAGTTGATAAATTATCATTAAAATGGATAGGAGGTAAGACCACAAGCGAACTATCACAACGATTAGACGTCGAAATTTCTGGCTTGAATCAGAATACAACATTTCAGATGAGAAATGTACGCACAACAAGAAAGTTAGAGCTACCAGCACaaacgttgaatgttgacagtttTAAATTAAAGTACGATAAAATTCGAAACTTGCCAGTGGATGATTATGTTAATGCTGTGCCACAAATTCTCATCGGTATGCCGCACACAAATTTGGTTCGTCCAATAGAAGTTATAAACATAGACGATTGTTTTTCTGTCCACAGGTCAAAGTTGGGATATATGCTCTTCGGATCCAACGAAGATAGTGTAGAAGGAGTTGTTTGTCGTATAGACTGCGAATTAGACGCAATCAACGATATTCAGCAGCAAATGAAAGAATATTTTACGCTGGAGAATTTTGGTATGAAGCCCCTACAGCCGGTTATGTCTGAAGCAGACAAACGAGCTGAAGCAATTTTATTGGAGACAACCAAGCAAATCGGTTGCCGTTATGAAACCGGTTTATTGTGGCTAAATAATGAGGTAGAATTTTGTGAAAGCTATAGTATGGCACTGCGTCGTCTGGAATCATTGgagacaaaatttgaaaaaaaaaccgtGAATTTGGGACTTGGTACATTGATAAGATCAATGagtatttaa
- the LOC137245804 gene encoding uncharacterized protein isoform X2: MKRYDLRSDKNEIPLVDTENNSTDSDTSAEMASASEGETDKTITQTDKSIYEFKAQIRELQLLLAAAEKEKLDLRETIALQAKFCTEIANNTGFVKTPLASIISADDVSVNVTSADVISANAFSAHVTSAEIPSANVNVVNGSFANAAAVSSANVNVASGSSNAAATKVIFADSTSARVGFTNNSPCNMLPNTDITLGHGNLPSIYTTAAYASVQPAYLTYADVMNTRISHSVNSNVSQACSNIYTSTALNVSSINGLYSPFAISQAPPAQSSVQPNQLPPSISIQQPYVRKLHDLPEFNGSPEEWPMFFAAFKETTSMYMYTDLENLFRLQKALKGPARQRVECLLIHPSSVGAVISTLEFHFGRPQLLIRSQIAKARAFPTIAEGNMSEIVTFSTMVSNLTAFLENAGAASHLSNPTLLDELLSKLPMNKREEWARYTFSTKLCFPSVRHFSNWLQEVAIFISIATDVVPVETSKTNEQLISKATKTLKPVLVMTESKCLYCKGNHNLSQCEKFKNMDCSDRWSFVKANHLCFSCLRPGHSTINCNTRRECGLEFCRRYHNRLLHERSSKNFNGNLKSTSTADNADVEKQAADTANVVTIFAKEFSKQTLFKFLPVEIKGPKGSCKVIAFVDDGSKISLIEEQVAKTIGLNGPVDKLSLKWIGGKTTSELSQRLDVEISGLNQNTTFQMRNVRTTRKLELPAQTLNVDSFKLKYDKIRNLPVDDYVNAVPQILIGQSWDICSSDPTKIV, from the exons ATGAAACGATACGATCTTAGAAGCGACAAAAACGAAATACCATTGGTCGATACGGAAAACAATTCAACGGACTCGGACACCAGCGCTGAGATGGCTTCAGCCAGCGAGGGAGAAACTGATAAAACAATCACACAAACAGATAAGTCAATTTATGAATTTAAAGCACAAATAAGAGAATTGCAGCTCCTATTGGCGGCCGCAGAAAAGGAAAAGTTAGATTTAAGAGAAACAATCGCATTACAAGCGAAATTTTGTACAGAAATTGCAAATAACACAGGTTTCGTCAAAACCCCTTTAGCCAGCATCATCTCTGCCGATGATGTCTCTGTTAACGTCACCTCTGCCGACGTAATCTCTGCCAATGCCTTTTCAGCCCATGTCACATCTGCCGAAATACCCTCTGCAAACGTTAACGTAGTTAATGGTAGCTTTGCCAATGCTGCCGCCGTATCCTCTGCAAACGTCAACGTAGCCAGTGGTAGTTCCAACGCTGCCGCCACTAAAGTAATTTTTGCCGACAGCACTAGCGCAAGAGTTGGCTTTACAAACAATAGCCCCTGCAACATGCTCCCTAATACTGATATCACTCTAGGCCATGGTAACTTGCCTAGTATCTATACTACTGCCGCATATGCTAGTGTACAGCCAGCCTACCTAACCTATGCCGACGTCATGAACACCAGAATCAGTCATTCTGTAAACTCTAATGTAAGCCAAGCGTGTAGTAATATTTATACTAGCACAGCCTTAAATGTGTCAAGTATTAATGGATTGTATTCCCCATTTGCCATAAGTCAAGCGCCACCAGCACAGTCAAGTGTGCAGCCAAACCAATTGCCACCGTCAATTTCTATACAACAGCCGTATGTACGCAAATTACACGACCTGCCTGAATTCAACGGATCGCCGGAAGAATGGCCAATGTTTTTTGCAGCATTCAAGGAAACTACCTCAATGTATATGTACAcagatttggaaaatttattccgTTTGCAAAAGGCTTTAAAAGGGCCAGCCAGACAGCGAGTAGAATGCCTACTAATTCACCCATCTAGTGTAGGTGCTGTAATATCTACGCTTGAATTCCATTTTGGACGTCCACAGCTACTAATACGTAGCCAAATAGCTAAAGCGCGAGCGTTTCCAACCATAGCCGAAGGAAATATGTCCGAAATTGTAACCTTCAGTACAATGGTGAGCAACCTAACTGCTTTCTTGGAAAATGCAGGAGCAGCATCTCATCTTTCGAATCCGACGTTGTTAGACGAATTACTAAGTAAATTGCCGATGAATAAACGTGAAGAATGGGCCAGGTATACTTTCTCCACGAAATTGTGTTTCCCAAGTGTTCGCCATTTTAGTAATTGGTTACAAGAAGTCGctatatttatttcaattgcTACAGACGTTGTGCCGGTAGAGACTTCCAAAACAAATGAACAGTTGATTTCGAAGGCAACCAAGACATTGAAACCAGTGCTAGTGATGACAGAAAGTAAATGTTTATATTGCAAAGGTAACCACAATTTAAGCCAGTGTGAAAAGTTCAAAAATATGGACTGCAGCGATAGATGGTCATTTGTGAAAGCAAATCACTTATGTTTCAGTTGTCTACGACCTGGTCACAGCACTATCAATTGTAATACACGTCGCGAGTGCGGACTTGAATTTTGCCGTAGATATCATAACCGGCTATTGCACGAACGAAGTAGCAAAAATTTCAATGGCAATTTAAAGTCGACGTCGACTGCGGACAATGCAGATGTGGAAAAGCAGGCAGCTGACACAGCAAATGTCGTCACTATATTCGCGAAGGAATTTAGTAAGCAAACGCTATTTAAATTTCTGCCTGTAGAAATAAAAGGACCAAAGGGTAGTTGTAAGGTTATTGCATTTGTCGATGATGGTTCTAAAATATCCTTGATCGAAGAGCAGGTAGCTAAAACTATTGGCTTGAATGGTCCAGTTGATAAATTATCATTAAAATGGATAGGAGGTAAGACCACAAGCGAACTATCACAACGATTAGACGTCGAAATTTCTGGCTTGAATCAGAATACAACATTTCAGATGAGAAATGTACGCACAACAAGAAAGTTAGAGCTACCAGCACaaacgttgaatgttgacagtttTAAATTAAAGTACGATAAAATTCGAAACTTGCCAGTGGATGATTATGTTAATGCTGTGCCACAAATTCTCATCG GTCAAAGTTGGGATATATGCTCTTCGGATCCAACGAAGATAGTGTAG